In the genome of Chiloscyllium plagiosum isolate BGI_BamShark_2017 chromosome 33, ASM401019v2, whole genome shotgun sequence, one region contains:
- the selenow2a gene encoding selenoprotein W, 2a: MAMKVHVEYCDGUGYGNRYQELSNTIKEKFPDAEISGDVGRKGSFEIEINGKLIFSKLETSGFPYTDDVLDAVQKASDGEQVQKIVKSQAPCVIL; the protein is encoded by the exons ATGGCGATGAAGGTTCATGTGGAATATTG TGATGGATGAGGATACGGCAACCGCTATCAGGAACTCTCCAACACCATCAAGGAGAAGTTTCCTGATGCGGAGATCTCTGGAGACGTTGGGAGGAAAG GCAGCTTTGAGATTGAAATCAATGGGAAGCTGATCTTTTCCAAGCTAGAAACCAGTGGCTTTCCTTACACTGATGAT GTCCTCGATGCAGTCCAGAAAGCCAGCGATGGAGAACAAGTACAGAAAATTGTCAAGAGTCAGGCTCCTTGTGTCATCCTGTAG